The nucleotide window CTATTATAAGCAATTTAATGCGATTAAAATAATCAATACCTGATTATGTTATGGGAGCTGAAAAAGCTTTGGTCGTGGCCAAAGTTCAGCAAGCGTGTGTTACAGCTTTAGGATCAggtgatacactgaaaaaaaaatctcggtgtatttactaagaaaagggtaaaattaccaagaattcagggttctatttgatcccagttttttcttgataaaattaggtaccatttatttttttttttttttttttttttttttttttattttttttttttttatttaacaagTTCTATTACAATGTTAGTACAGTTCATTTCCATTTCTCAATTAGTAAATATCTTATAAGATAAATAGACAGAGAGTATAAAgaacaaataaagaataaaagtgTCTTTTGGGAAGAAATgatcaaatttgaaattgactTATAATTGGTGAAACACTGAACGGCAGGTCGGAAACTTGTTGTCAGCCTTTTGCTGACACACCGGAACCGCCCTCTGGCATTTCATCGGTGGAAGTGGGTTTGGGTCTgttaaattctgaatttttgatCTTTAAGATAGTTGTAATCATTTTTTCTATTATAATCCATTTATCTTTGTTATCAAGCATGATCTCAACTatatttcctctatttaaactttgtttcaggtaagcctCTGCATCGAAGTCTTTCTTTCTCAAATTTAGAGCAAATAAAAAAGGTGTGTTCCGGTGTATCAGCCGCCCCGCAGAACGGACAGTCCGGAGACTCCCTCAGGTGGAATCTATGGAGATAGCTCCCGAAAGAGCCATGCCCCGTGAAAAATTGGGTCAAATAGAAATTAATTTGCCCATGTTgtctgaaaataaaatctttaaaagtaTCTCTAGTAATTAATTTCTTCATCCAGTTATCTCTATTCTCTGCATTAAACCAAGACGATTCCCATCTATCGACAAGTGAGACTTTATAGACACGGGATCCTCTTTCCTGAATTTCCTAACTCTCTCCTCTACCAGTAGTTTAGCTGGAAGGATTCCAGAGAGAATCTCCAGACCGGTATTAGAGCACGTAACATATCCCGAAACAAGGGATCTCCTGAATGGTCTTAAGGTTTTTGTTAATAATGCCACGTTGGATTCAAGGTCTATCGCGGATTGCCAGACTGAGACCGCGTAAAAGATTATGGACATGATGGCGTTTATCAGtagttttcttttctgaaatgATGGTCCATGAAGGTTTGGTAGGAGACTCCTAAATCCGAAGCCGACCTTAGAGGCCCGCTCGCATACAATTTCCAAGTGTTTTGTCATAGATAGATTTTTACTAAGTTGAATACCTAAATATCTCATATTCTTTTTTGTCTCAATTATTTCTCCTCCTATTACAATTTCTGCTGTTTGATCTTTCCTTTTACCAGAGATGACTATGCCCTCTGATTTGGAGCATTCCAGTTCAAGGGATTTTTCTTCTAGTCTATTTTTGATATTGTTCGAGACATATTCCGTGTCGATTTTTAAGGTTCTAGCATTTACAGTGAAGAATATAACTAACAGATCATCAGCATATGCGATCTTTTCAACATTAGGAGATTCCCTGTTTCGTATTACGTGCTCATATACCAAGTTCCAAAGCAGTGGTGAGAGTATCCCGCCCTGGGGACACCCCGAATAGACGGGCACCCTGAGATCACCACAAATCAAAAATCTTTCATTCAAATAATCTTTCATCAATTCAATCAGGAggtaccatttatggaattggtaattttatcgagaaatctcggtaaaattattgaactttctcggtaattttactggaccttggtaaaaaagcccatattttttatcgactgtggtagaattaccgagataaaatggcaaagttaccgggaatcgattaccaatgaaagtggtattccttcctgaaaaaaaacagtaaaaataccggtttttaggtaagcttaccagtctgtctctgtaaaattaccaataattggtaaaaaaaaaagtgagatggtaaaggtaccaacggaccgttgtaaaaacgccgagaattttttttcagtgtaagaccAAAGAATATTAAAAGCCAGTATCATTACGCGGTTTCCagaagcagggccggatttacctatttgccgcccatgggccgcctgtattttgccgcccccttctcattcgttttgaaacatcaataaaaaccatcaagtgaacgtgccggacagggaggggtacataagacgcgtttacctactcgtgttggatacattttttgcgaaagccctgtcaacactactagcaaaatttcacggaacttcgcgcgaaagttaaattccgtaaacctatttctgtgtggacaaggtcctccatttataagaatgaaccaaaaaattatgaaagaagaaacatgaatgtggtataataattttaacttccgccgctgcgccgcgctgatcgcactctttggcgcaatgcgtgaagtattcctgcagtcttgtaggcgctatgcgtttcacgccaaccgctgcgctcgctcctgaccgcactgctgtgtttggcgcaatgcgtgaagtattcatgcagtcttgtaggcgctaatatgtgttacatgccgactgccgcgcgCCGAGGggttgtccttttcatctcaagtcttcgtcatcattcctctctgcgctaagctccaggccaaattgcgtgtttagttcctctcttagctcgactaattaaagattcTGTCTATTgaatcaccgaaaaacgacaaaattagaaattactttactctcaggaaagagagattttgtcccctttgctcattgataatttttttttctgaatccgattttttgtatacctacatttaaaaaaattgcaaaatttgtcgccccctaaatttgccgccatgggctacggcccacgtggccacccccttaatccggccctgtccagAAGATGAGGGAATTTTTCCTATTTGATCTCAGCTTTCTTTCGACAACATAAGCACCTAAATCCCAAAATGATTATTTCCATTATGATCCCAAAACTTcaataattttagaattttttttgagggacaCAATTAATATGAAATGATTCTCATTGAATAGCTTcgagtaaattcgttttttctgttttagtcaattttttatatttttcaaaattggaagtAAACCTATCTTTAATCCCcctaaattttttactttaaccaACTTacctatttcttttttcctttttttcttggatGCAACTCCTGATCCCACATACCTTGCAGAGTAAAAAATTATGGGGTTCGAGTGTTTTTTAAGTCTATGGTGGTCTAATCAACTTTCCTTgcgatcgttttttttttcctctctctcatgTATATCTAATCTGTCACGTATCGGCATATCGACGCAACGTATTTTTCCCGCCAATAATTTGAATGATGATGCCCGCGCCGGGAACTCCACCGATTGGTTTTCCCACTCCCTTCGTGGCCAATCAGAGTGATAGGTGATTACTGTGGTTTTCAGTCTAATGATAAGAGGTTTTGAGGTTATTCCGTCTTAAATCCTAAATCGCTTCTCAACGATTTTAGGAAGTACATACTTCCACCGGATTTCACTCTTTAAATGGATTTGCACCATCTTCAGTATTAAAATGAATTGTGGAAAGTCGGAACTTGAAGCTTTAAGTGTGagtatcatgtttttttttatacttgaatCCTCTCCTGAGTATgcgctaaatttttttttttatcaggatCAAAGAGGGCTACCCTTTTTCATCCCTTGTGGCTTTTGGTATTGTACCGAAGCATTCCAatcacaggaatttttcttgatcTCCTCAACAATGTAAGTAAGGTTGACCAGGCTCATCAAGCTGGTATGGCTTTTATGGATGGCGTGAGCGGTGGTTTCCTTCAACTATGCAGAGTCCATGCTGAACAAGTTATGCACCTagagactgcgacagaagatatGCTATCTTGATTCTTTCATTTGCCCTACATTTTAAAGTGATGTCAGACgatcttctgttgcagtctagaagtgcgtaaacttatttggcatggCTCTACCTTTTTATTGTTACTGGCCGGAAAATCAGTGTAAAGTGAATGATTGGTCCGAGGGGATATGCAAGGATCAACCAGCCCACAATCACTAAGGCTGAATGATGTCCTTGTCACATATCAGTAGAGTAATCCTTAGTATTTAGATGGCTGCAGATTGACAAAAGTTATATCTGCTCAATGCCGACACATTCAGGACATCCTGcaactattttcaaaatacttCGTTAATGCCACTCTATCTCAGTTTTTCAATTCAGCCATCTGGAATTCCTAGAATCAGTATCTCATTAGAGTTATTTCATATCAAGTAAAGCTGTACCTTCTCTGACGAATTCTTATCTTTGTCTTTTAGACCTGTCCAGAATACACACCCCTCCCACGTCCCTCACATGACGTAGGCACGATAAGTTCAGCGCCCAGAGAATTGAGCGACGGGGAGAtagaggatgatgatgatgatgacgacaAGATAAATCTCATGCGTAAAAGTTCAGATGACAGCGATTGTGATTTACCCCTGAAAAGACCCAGACCAGCTCCCCAGCCCCGCCGCATGGATGCACAAAATGGTCATGCGGCTCCAAGCAGGCCGAGGAAAAAGTATGACATCTGGTCAACCAGTCTCCAGGAACAGGCCGTTTTAGAAGAGTTCAACAAGTGTGATGTTCAAAATGTCGATCGCAGCCGTGCTGTCGAGTCCTACTTTGTAAGTTCAGAAGCGCAGTCCACAGAAGATTTTCCGAACGAGGAATCGGACGTtgaaaaaactgaggaaaatcTGAGGTGAGTTGTACACAAATAGGTATGTCCAGTCACCTTTAGGGATGAGGATTTAATATGCTTTTTTTAACATGCAGGTTTTTTGGCATTAACAATCagaaaaattgtatcaatttttgaggtcccttaaaattagaattgtttttccaggaaatgactaaatatatttttttcaaattgtttcctACCTACctaattttgaaagaattaGCTCTTACAATTAGCAATCTGTAATTTTGGAGATTTCCATCCTTCAGTTTTAAGACTAAGGGAATTGATTCTcaagtaaatcagtttttcgATGCTGAACGTAGAGGTgaatcagtttttttaaaaagaaggattGACTTTCTGAGATGGATTTTTTCTCCCTATCCTTAGCCTCCTTTGCTTTTCagtaaaaatcattttatcacTTACGTTATGAAATTCCCCAAACTTAGAATACTTCATAGTCATAGAAATCCAAATAAATTTTAGTCTGAACTGGATTCCTAATCTGAATTTCTGGACAGATGcagaaaaatttctttcaagTATACAAGAACTTTTAAAGAGCTTCCAACTCTCCTTATTTTCAAGGAGCTTGAAGTATAAAGTGATAATTAAGATGTCCTCACTGAAAATTAACTCCTTGTTCAGAACTCTGCAACCTTGCAAGAAGGTGAAAAGTAGCCGCTGGCTTGAAATTCACACAGTTTTCCAAAGTGCTTCAACTccccaaaaacaaaacaaaatcgtTCTGATACGAATTTGACATTCTATGCAGCACACTTTAATCTAATTGCTCTGTCAGTAGAGCCCGTATCTTTAATACCTAATATCTAGTCAGCAGCTTTATTTTGCCATGAGCAATCACAGCTCGGCTATCAATTTTCATGGAATAAAAATCAATCGTTGAGCTTTAAAGCTCTATGTTCACTGAAGTCTGCCTCaccactttaaaaatttaacatcgtAAGAATTCTTTGCACCAAGTTTTATTTCTCATTCACCATCTCGCTTGTTTTCTTGGATTTCAGGATAATTGCTTCAGAATTGTTGGAAACAGTACCGAATAACGAAAGGAAAAGGAAAGCAATAAAGCGGAAGAAGGACCTGTCCAGAAGAGGGAACTACTATGAGGATGAAGACTTAAATATAGTACCTAGGTACCTGCCTGATTTGGCTAAAACAGCCAATGATTCAGAGGAGGACCTCGCCCAAGACCTAGCTAATAAATTGTTTGAAACCAAAGATGAACTTGTTCGTAAGTATTGCTGCGTAATTCCTATTCTCTGTGATCAAAGCTGTTGTCTGTGGAATATTACAATATGATAAAAGCTACTAAATACAATTTCAAGCTCTGCTATTGCATTTAACAAATTCAGGTGCAACTGCTATTTTTAGTGTATTCTCTGAAGGAAAAATACTATCTTTATTTGCTGTACGGATGGATGGAAGTTGGGAACAGTTCAAATAAATACATGTATCCattgcaggcaaatagtaaaatcaagcattttatcaaatgactAGACAGATAGGCAAATTTTGCAAGTGTAATCGAAGTTTCGTATGTTGATACAAAGAGCTTtctaattttaaatgttttggaggtaaattttttttaatttatgaactggattatattttgcaattaggaacctcATCATCCgaaaaagcacataagtgtaTAGGCAAACTAAtggtacgtacgttgtttctaaactgagccggtaattgtagttcctgaaTGCTAAATGAAGTCCAACTATTATTgcattttcctcttcaaaacactagttttattttttaaccatcagcaaaattttgaaaaccagTATTATCAAAATTGCTGCATCTATTGGCCATTCACTTCAGATTATGAATCATTGTAGCAATCCTAGaatgatgcaattttgaaactaatTCCTATCAATGCTGAGGAATTATTATTGTATCCAAAATCAGCAGAAATATCAGAATCTCAATCTGGATGAGAATATTTGATCATTTGCTGAGGCATTTGACCAAACGCCTAAATTTACTAATTGCCTGTGACATATCCAACTTTGTTAAATATTTGTTGAACTGATTTAACAGATTTTTAGCacttgaaaacaatttttccaaGAGAGTCTGtggagtaaaaaaaagtttaaacaaCTTATCACACTTTacttttttatcctcttttaaCAACTGTACATgcttttctgttcaaaataagATCAACATAGGTAAAACTAATAAAAGAactcacaaaaatcgatggaaatgGCAACAATGCCTTCTCTCTAAATCCAGAGGAGGCTATCCTAAAGTTCACGTGAAAGGTACTTAAAAATTTATAGACAGTTAGTCCTTTGTAAGAGTTTTGAAAGTCGAAAAAGTTGTCGAAGATAATTATTTCTCATTGCTAAAACTTTAGTTGTGAAACGCTGCTGCACACATGTGTACCCTCTGATTTGCAAAATACTTATCATAGAATCTTCCTAGGAATAGTAGTTTAAAATACAAAACTTCAAGCCAAATCCAAGGGAGGCTAAAAAAGACTCTTAACGCAATCACACCTTTGTTAGTAGTAATGacgattttgtttatttttcttatgcaGGAAAGGTAGTAAATGTCATAGGCAAAGAAAGagcaatcaaattttttcatgaaacgcAAAATATTGAAGAAGAAGGTGGCATGCAGATTAAAGTAAGTCTCAAAGAATTTGGATTCATTTGTGATATTTTATGTAAACACATTTTGTGGCATTAAACAAAGAATTGAACCTCTAAAATCTGGTTCCATGATGTGtttgcagaa belongs to Bemisia tabaci chromosome 6, PGI_BMITA_v3 and includes:
- the Phax gene encoding uncharacterized protein Phax, with the translated sequence MNCGKSELEALSTCPEYTPLPRPSHDVGTISSAPRELSDGEIEDDDDDDDKINLMRKSSDDSDCDLPLKRPRPAPQPRRMDAQNGHAAPSRPRKKYDIWSTSLQEQAVLEEFNKCDVQNVDRSRAVESYFVSSEAQSTEDFPNEESDVEKTEENLRIIASELLETVPNNERKRKAIKRKKDLSRRGNYYEDEDLNIVPRYLPDLAKTANDSEEDLAQDLANKLFETKDELVRKVVNVIGKERAIKFFHETQNIEEEGGMQIKNQTRRRTPGGVYFFLVKLSCSPEENKILFSDDRCHQSRKRKKLKVQNRKAVDKKCEDQAKIDQQKLNDNLHKELPNLLKADLSLKHLSHEERDVPSPPPSPVMESLNPPPSPANDETPPLTSTLLRSSPVQYDDLLTVQADEMELA